Genomic DNA from Peribacillus sp. FSL H8-0477:
CTGAACTTCGTCCCGGTCAGCATCTGTAATGGTACCATTTGATGCTTGGACAGCTAGTTCCCGCATCCGTTGCAAAATTTCATGCGTGGATGAGAGTCCACCTTCAGCGGTCTGAATTAAAGATATGCCATCAAGGGAGTTTCGTTCCGCCATATCAAGGCCGCGAATTTGAGAGCGCATTTTTTCAGAGATGGCTAATCCAGCTGCATCATCGGAGGCTCTATTGATACGTAATCCAGATGATAACTTTTCAAGACTTTTAGAGGTGTTTTCTGTATTGATGGATAAATTTCGATAGGCATTTAAGGCGGATATATTATGATTAATTTTCATTTTTCATTCTCCTCAGGAGTTAGTTTGTCTCATAATCTGGCTTTCGTAGGTCGACAATTTCCGGGCAGACTCTGATGGTGCAGCATGATTCATTTTCATAGCTTTATTCCAAGCCTGGACAATTGGTACAAGCACTTGCAAAACTTCTTCAATTAAGACATAATCCTTTTTCCGATTGGCAAGAATGATCTGCTTAGCTAAATAGTTATAGATTCCATCCAGTTGCTCGGCGATTGGACCTGCTTCATACTTAAGACCGACCCCGAGTCGTTGAAGGATATCATTACATCGCTGCAACTTTTCATTTGCTTTTAAAAATTGATTCTTGATGATCAACAGCTTGGCTGCTTCAAGATGATCTAGTAACGCTTCATATAAAAGAGCAGTAAGCTCCTGTGATGTCTTTTTATATAAAATTTCTTTCGTCAGGATGTCCATTTCTTCCCTCCGTCTTGTTTCTCTACTTTACTTATCGGAATTCAACTTGAAATTTCAATAGGATTTTTCCATCTCTTCGAGCAAAATAAAGATTTCAGCAATAACAGCATATAATTGTGGGGGAACACCGTCTCCTAGATCCACATCTAAAAGATTAGCAACTAGTGATGCGTCTTCCTCCATATGGATGTTATTCTTTTTTGCCAGTTCTATAATTTTCCCAGCCACTTGACCACTGCCATGGGCGATAATAGAAGGCATTTTATCTTGGGCTTCATCATAACGGAGGACAGCCGCACTTGGACCATTTACTTTCTTTCGATTAATTTGGTTCATATATTGACGGTTCATCATATCGTTAAATCAAACCCTTTCTCAGCCGCAGACTGGTGAATCGGCGGTTTTTTCTCTTCATTCACTCCGCTTTTCACCTCTTGCTCAACAGTAAAAGGCTTGAACTGAATAGCTCCCGCATGATAGCCAATTTCCTGAAGCCGCGAAAGAGCATTTTCTGCAAGAGGCTCCATTTTTTGTTGAAACTGCTTATTGTCGTTTTTAAAAGTAAGTGACAAATTACTATTCTGAGCGTTTAGCATAATCCCCACTTCCCCCATCTTTTTCGTATCTAGGACAAAATAGAGACTACAATTCTCCCAATCGATTTTTTCTCCTTTTTTCTGGGAATTCACATAGACTTTCATGTTTTCAACCTGTTTTTCCAGCAAAAAAGGAAGTTGCATGAATAACTGTTGTAGACCTGTTGAATCATGCTTACTTAGCAGTTGTTGACCGGTCAAACTAGCTGTTGTCTGCTCCACGGTCCGTACAGCATCAGGCTGGAGATTCTCTCCTTGCAGCATTCGCAATAAGGAAGCTTTTAGATTGGTTTGCTCCTGGACTTGTTTGGATGATAATAAGTTCTGAACCAAATCATTTTCATGCATGAGTCCAAGTTTTTTAATACTTTCAAAAATCTGTCTTGCTCCAGGCTCTTCTCCTGGAAACGGTTTAATCGCTTGTTCAATTTGTCTTGCCAGAAGTTCATTCGGCGAACTGTTTCTCATAAGAAGGCTTTGTTCAGAAACAAAGTGTTTCATGCGAGCGTCCGAAGGCTGAAAGATCACCTTCTCAACGCTTGCTTTAATATCTTTGACAATCGTATTGGCCTCTGGATAACGCCCCTGCTGCAGCAAGTCACGTGCCGTGGCTAACCGACTACTAGCGGTCATTAGTTTCTTCTCGGTAGCCATATCGGTATATAGTAAAAAGTCACTCTTTAAAATCGTGTTATCAAGCTTCGTAATCGTTGCCTCCAACGTTTGCTTAATAGCTGCAGGCTGCTGCTTGGCATCAATCATACTGCTGATTTGACTGAGGTTTCTTGTGATTTCCTGCCGTGTTTTTTTAAAATCAATCGTCAGTTGAGATAGTTTTTTCGTAATTTCTGTAACTAAGATATTTTTAGAATCCAAGCCAAGCGCCTGAACACTTTGATTCAATTGATACTGCTCAGCTTCAGACAGGACAAGTGTATCTTTCTGTTTAAGCTCTGGATGTGCTTTTTCTAACTCTAAAAAGGCTTCAGTAAGTTCGCGACGTGCAGCAAGCTCACGGCCTTGTTCATTTAGTTTACTAGCCTTCGCTATTGATTCTTTCATACCAGATAGGTTCAATCCATCATTGTTCTCAATAAAATTTTCCGTGGATTGCAGTACCTTAGTAAATGAGGGTTCCTTTTGAATCTGCTTAACGACCAATTGGACAGCTTTAGCTAAATCATTGTTTTCTGAATCTGCGGGTTCAATTGTTTCAACCGTTTTACTCATCGCCTGAGTCAACTTTTTCAGGGCTATTTCTTGTAGCTTTAATGCATCCTGAGCATTTTTATCCATCATTTGTTTGCCTGCTTCAAATACTTGTCCGGCTTTTAGCAATTCATTTTTTAAAACAGCAAGACTTTCTGCATTCATGCCCTTTCCTTTTAGGGAATGAATGTATTGATCAACGGCTTCTTCATATCCACCTTCTTTTAAGGCTTTAATCAGTTGATTAAATAGATCCTGTTTAGCTGCCGGTTTATATTTTTCAGAAGTGAAATCGATAGAAAGGTCAAAATCATCAATCAGCTTATGTAGTGAATCAGTAATTGTTTGGCCATGAAGCGCTTGATGAACAGCTTTTAGCTGTGTAGAAGTGATGGGGAGCTTTTTACTTTGTAAAATTCGAATGGTTTCCAGTTTCTCATTCAATGGCCCTGGTTCAGAGGTTAGAAATTTTTGGAGTTCCGATAGCGTCTCTTTCGTAATCCGACCACCATTTTTAGTCACCTCAGCAGCCGCCTGCTTCAACTCACCATTTTTACCAGGATCGACGCCTGTTTTGGTCATTAAATCGTCAACTGATTCCTCTGAGGAAGTCGCTTCTTGAGATACAGTAGTCTGTTTTACATTCAACGTCCCATTCTCATTCACATCGCCGATTTCCACATTTACCCGATCATTCGTAGGGAAAGCCCCTTCAAACTTGACCTTCATTTCTTGGCCTTTAATCACAGCCAACGCTTCTGATTCACCCAAGCGCTCCTTAATCTGCAGCGAAGTAACCATACCTTGTTTAAGCTGTGAAACGCCTGTATCTACAATCTTGTTTGCATTTAAAAAACCACTCACATTAATTTGCATATCTTCACATCCCGAACGTATTATTTATACTAGTTTTATCGGTTGAGGATTTAAGATATGAAGGGATTTTTTAGAGCTACGTGTGGGTAAATAGAAACAATTAGAGAAGTTATTCGTAGAATAGTTTATTGTATTCTTATAAACCTGGGTACTCTTTATATTTGATTTTGAGACGAAGAGTTCCTTATTAGTTGATAGTTAGATTAATTACTAGTAGTCGATAGTAAAAATCAGTAATTGAATAGGTAGGTTGTAAATGCAAAATATGCTAAACATAGCAATTAAAAGTCCAACAACCAATGCATCTATAAGGTCAATCGCATTTTTTGGTATTTTAATTATTAAAATACCCAGTAGTTTGGGTTGCAGTCGATAATACCTATTAGTTTTTTCTAGTTCATTTTCTCTAATCATAGACCATATAAAAAGGGGCTGTCCCAAGTCATTTTGGATGACTTGGGACAGCCCCTTACATATTTTTTATGATAAAAAATCCTTTTATTTACAAATTTTTACGCTCCAAAAATTTGTAATCTTAGACTGATAAGAAATTCATTTTCATATTCTTTATCATCACTTAATAAATTCAAAATTTCGACTGATGCTCTTTTACCTGAATTTCCGTCTTTTAATGTATAAACATTATTAATTGCTTTTTTCACATTTATCTTTTGTTTCTCAAATAACTCTTTATCTTTTAGTATACTATATATATTTTGGTCTTTATTTATATTTTTTATAGTACTTCTTAAAATGAACTCGTCATTATTTTCTTTTACTTGTTGTTGATTATCACAATTTAATAATAAAACATCTTTTTCAACTAACATTGATTCGAAAATCATACCACTATTATCAGTAATTACAAAATCAGAAATTTCAAAAAGAGCCAATAAGTCATTAGGTTCCACAGATATATTTATAAAATTTTGATTAATATACTCTCTTCTATACGTTTCACTATCTCTAAAAGCTGTACCATGATGCAATTTTATAATTACATTATAATCGTTTTGCAATCCATTAATCTCTTTTATCCACTTATCAATCGAGCTCAAATGACCGTAAGTAGGTGCATACAAAATATTTTTTTTTTCTTTTTCCAACGTTAAATTTTCCTTTACTTCACTAATATTTGGAATTTTTCTTTTAAACCAATTATCAAATTTCGGATTACCAACTATTGAACAATTATTGTAAATATTTAATCTTGCATAATCATAGTGACTATAGCAAAGTATTTTGTCATAAAAAACATTCCACCAAGCATAATTCCAGTATCCTTTTGCTAACATTCCATATAGCGCCCGTACATGTTTTTTAGAAATTCCTTTTAACCATGGAGAATAATATGGACTTACCATACAATCATAAATATATTGATTTTCTCTAATGGCTGAAACAGTATAAACTTCAATATCAGTTCTTTCTAATTTTTCAAGATAATCTTTTAAATCTTGATACATAATAATAGTTTCTTTATCCTTTTTAAAATTATCATTTATCACAATATGACAACTTAAACCTAATTCTAGTAATTCATTTATTATAGATTCATATACGTAATAGTGAAATGTTGTCTCTACAAAAAAGCCAATAACATATTTTTCACTTAAGCTCATATTGATATTCAATCCTCTAGTTCTTTTATAGTGTATTAGTAAATTTTAATTATAATCCAAGATCATACTCTCTCAATTCTCTTTTTAACTCTTTCTTTCCATCAAGACTCAGTATTTCTTTTTTTAGTTTCATTAATACAGTACTTTTCTCCGCTTCAACTACAATAGCTCGTTTATAAATTCCAATAAACAGACTCTCTTCTATTAAAGATAGCTTTTTACTTTTATTAAAGAATAAAGTATTTATTAATTTTTTTATTGATTTATCTGTATTTAAGTTTAAAAGTAAAGTCCTATATTTCTCTTCATTCTGTTCAATTGTTAAAATTATGAAATCTATAATACTAAATATATCTGTATGCAATATACGAGATAGTTCTGATACGGACTTTAGATTTATGATTTCTATAATTTCAGAGTATTGACCTCCAATTAAATGCATTTTTAATTTTAAGGATTCTTTTTCAATTACTGGTATATCTAGTTCTTTATAAAACAAATTTATCAATTTTAGAACTTCATTATTGGGAACATTCAGTAATACTTTAATTAATCTTGTATGAGACATTTTATTTTTAATCAGGATATTTTTATATAAAAACTCTACCAATTGTTCCTTTGAAGAATGTTTAGCTAATAAATTAATCAGTCTCGTCCAAGTATAATCATCTGAATCATTTACAGATAATGTTTTTGAATAATGATGAACAGCATCCTGATATAGCTTTTCTTTCTCATATAACTCTCCAAGATGTTTATGTGGTAAATATTCTAAGTAATCTATGCTGGAATCTGTTTTAAGTTTATCTTTTTGTGATAATATTGTTTCAAAAACTTTGATTGCTTCCTTATTCTTTCTTTGACTTTGATATATTTTCCCTTTTAAGTATTTAAAATCAACTAGTTCTATAAATACCTCTTCACTGGGTATAATTATATCAAGTGCTTCAGTATAACGTTTTTCTGCATGTAAACAAAAAATCAATCTAACTAATAATTTTGGTACCCATTCATAAGTAATACTATTTTTCAGCTGATAACCTTTCTTATAAAAGTCTATAGCTTTGCTTAACTCTCCTAAAGCCGAATACTCATTACCTAAAAAATAATAGTCAATCGCTTCTTTATGTGTTTTTTTATTTAATAATTTTAAATTACGTTGAGACTTATTTTTTTCTCTCTTTTCAGCTGTCATATAACCAGAATGATAAACTTGTAAATTAGCAATCCCCACTTTTTCCAGCGAATCATTATGCTTTAACATTTCGTGTATAGTTCGATGATACTTAATTTTTCCATTGTTCATATAGATTCTTTCATGATAATTTAACAATGTCTCTTTACCATCAATACCTAAAAAATTTAGTATTTTAACTGCTAAAATATTTTTATCTATTAAGTTTTCCTTAAGTTCATTTTTAAAATTTTTAAAACTCTCTCTTTCTACAAATTCATCAGCGTCTAAAACAAGAATCCATTCTCCTGTTGCTTTAGAAGCTGCATGATTACGTCCTTTTGAAAAGTCGTCTTCCCATTTATAATCAAAAACTAAACTTGTAAATTCATTAGCAATTTCCTTAGTTCCATCAGTTGATCCTGTATCAATTATTATAATTTCATCCACAATCCCAATTACAGACTCTAAGCATCTTCTGAGGACCTTTTCTTCGTTCTTCACAATCATACATAGAGATAAAAATGGTTTCATTACTACACTTCCTTATAAGTGGTTTAATCACAAAAAGGTTGTATCTGTGATACAACCTTTTTGTGATTAAACCTATCTCAATAAAAGAGATAGGTTTGCCAAAATTAACGTAACAACTGTAGTACACCTTGAGGCTGTTGGTTAGCTTGAGCTAACATAGCTTGTGCTGCTTGAGAAAGAATAGAGTTTTTAGTTTGCTCCATCATTTCTTTTGCCATATCCACATCCCTAATACGTGATTCGGCAGCTGTTAGATTTTCAGAAGAAGTACCTAAGTTATTAATAGTATGTTCTAAGCGATTTTGGTAAGCACCTAACTTAGAGCGTTGAGCAGATACCGTTTCAATAGCGCTATTAATTGCTGTAATAGCTGTATTGGCATCAGATTTTGTATTAATTGCTATACCACCGGATGTTTTTGCTAGATCCGTGCCAGATGCTGCTGCATTTGTTCCGGCTGCTGATGCTGCTACTCCTAAAGTGGCTGCATCCATAGCTTCAATATTTAAATTAATATTCTGATCTGCATTAGCACCAATATGGAAAGTTAAACTATCAGCACCTGAGACTGTGCTTGCACTATTAGCAGCTCCTGTTAATAGCTTTTTGGTATTGAATTCTGTATTATTAGAGATTCTTGTAATTTCATTAGCTAATTCGTCAACCTCTTTTTGAAGCTCTCCACGATCAGTATCAGTGTTGCTATCATTTGAAGACTGAACAGCCAGCTCACGCATACGTTGTAAGATATCATGAGTTTCATTTAAAGCACCCTCAGCAGTTTGGATCAAAGAAATACCATCTTGAGCATTACGAGATGCTTGATCCAACCCACGAATTTGTCCACGCATTTTTTCAGAGATTGCTAATCCTGCAGCATCGTCTCCAGCTTTATTAATTTTCATACCTGAAGCTAATTTCTCCATAGATTTAGATTGTGCGTTAGTAGCACTACCTAATTGACGGTGTGTGTTAAGAGCTGCGATATTGTGATTGATAATCATTATTTGTTTCCTCCTTGAGTTTTATATCCCACATCCATGTGGTTTATTTGGTTTGCAGCGTTTCGTCATGTGTAAGTCGGCCGCCTATACTTGATTCAACGCTACATAAGTAATATCGGAGGAGTTGATTGTTTATTTAGCAGTTTTTTGAAGTTTATTAATTTTTTTTCTTAAAATATTCACTGAGGCTGGTGAGGATAGTAGCTTCAGATTTCAATGCGTCACCATTTTCTTGCTGAATGGCGAGGTAGATTTCTTTGCGGTGGATTTCTACCTGCTTGGGTGCGTTGATTCCGAGTTTGATTTGCTCACCGTCAACGGAGAGCACGGTAAGTTCAATATCGTCACCAATCATAATCGATTCATTTACCTTCCTTGTAAGTACAAGCATTTATTTCCCCTCCTGATCAGGTATCAGCAGCTGGCGCATGGAGAAGGTAGTGTCATTGGTGATGTATTGTTTGGCTAGTCTCTTTTTGTTATTAATGACGATTGGAGCCTGTAAGTTAGCCGTGGTTTTAGCAAACGGTTCTCTCACCGTTAAAATGGTATAGACTAAAACCTCTTCCTCCGCTTCAATTTGCAGCGATGCCAGCACATCGTCAGTCAGTTTGACATTATATTCAGGAAACACTTCAAATGGACTTGTGATAATAAAGGCTACCTCAAGCGTTGATACCGATTGTAAGACTAGTAATGATGTATCTTCTAAAGGCAGGATCACGAATTGTATTTCATCAAGGAATCCAGGCATGCCGTTTTCAAATGTGTAAATACCTTCATTTGATATCTCCGTATCGCCATGGAATTTGGTTTGAATGTTCATATAGTCAACTCATTTCATATAGTTAGTTTGGAATATAATAAGAGGAGCGAGCTCATCTTTCTGCTGCTCCTCTCTATTATGGGAAAAATATTCTCTAAAAACAATTAATTACTATTCTATACAGTTACAAAATCTATTTCTAATTGGTATTTCTCTAACACCTCTGGAGTGACTTTTCCTGGTGTGTATTCATGAATCGGCTTTTGCGTTTGGACCTGGATATTCGGTTTCTGCACTTGAACATCAATATGCAGTTGTGATGGCTGGTAATCCGTTCGAACACTGAAATGTGAAGGCAGCCAGCCGATGTTGAACTGCTTCACCTCACGTGCACTGTTTGCTTTTGCTTGATGAGCAATAGTATTACCTTTATATTGTATGTTTTTTAGTTGCGTTCCCTGCTGCGATCTTCTCGCGAGACCAGACATCCAGTCACGATAGCCGCTTTGTGCTGCTTCTTCTGTTCTCCGAAATACACTCTTTAAATCAACATCTTCGCGAGCCTTCGTCTGGTCGATCGTCAGCCTGCCTGGTGTCGTCTGCATCTGGACGATGGCTTTTGGTTGCTCGATTGTTTGGATGGCCTGAGGCTGTTCAATCCGCTGGTTCGGTTTTTGAATATCCAAACCAAGTTTGATAAAGGTAGACTCCATTCGAATTTGCGGAATCTGCATGCTTACCTTCCTCCTTTTAAAAAAGAGCTATCCTAGAAGGAATAGCTCATCGTAAAAAGTCCAACAGCGTTGGCTGGATGATTTTTGCTCCGACACTAAGGGCGGCGTTATGAATGCTTTCCTGTGTAGTAAGATTAAGAATTGCTTTTTCGATATCAATGTCTTCATTCTTGGAAAGGATCTCTGTAGCAAAGACTTCTTGCTGTTTCAGACGGTCACTCATCAAATCTACTCGGTTTTGACGGGCACCTACCTGAGCCTGTACAGAAAGAAATAAATCGATTGTACCATCAAGGTCTTTGAGCCTGTCATCAATTGAACCTTCGTTGTTAGTCAGGTCGTCAATTGTTTTCTGGATGCTGCCATCCTTACCGAGTGTATCTCCAAAGAGTTTTTGTCCATTCGTATTAATTTGGATGGAAATCCCTGAAAATACCTCTAACTTAATTTCACCTTCACCGTACTTCTTGTCAATCGATGGCTTTACATTCGTATCAATTCCATTAAATATATACTTACCGCCAACTTGGGTGTCTCCAAGATCGGTTAAATGCTCTTTTATCTGGATTAGTTCTTCTGAGATACTCTTCCGCTGATCAGCAGTAAGTGTTCCAGTGCTTGCCTGAACAGTTAATTCTCTGGCCCGCTGTAGTGCGGAAACAGCCTGAGAGAGAGTCGAATCTGTCGTGTCCACCCAGTTATTCGCCTCACCGATATTCCGGCTGAATTGCTCAATCTGGTTTAATTCGGTCCGGTAGCCCATGCCAAGCATTGCAGCTACTGGGTCGTCCGAAGGCTTCGTGTATTTCTTCTGCGTATTTATTTGCTCTTGAAGCTTAGCAAGATGTTCATAGCTTTTGCTTAGGTTATTCACCATATTATTGGAAAGCATCGATTGTGTTACGCGCATATCCATTCACTCCTTATCGGCCGCCAGTGCCCAATCCGTTTATGATTTTATCAAGCATTTCATCTACCATGGTTATATTACGTGCAGCCGCATTATAGGCGTGCTGGAATTTAATCATGTCTGTCATTTCTTCATCTAATGAAACTGCACTGACTGACTGACGGTTCTTTTCTACCGATTCAGAAAGAGTGATGGAATTAGATAAATCCTTTTGAGCTCCTTGCGATACAACCCCGAGCTTGCCAATAACACCTGCATAGAAGGAATCAAGATTGCCAGTCAGACCTTCAGGTAAGATATTACCGGCAATTTTGTAGAATTTATACTCGCTGAAGTCCACCGACTTTAACTCGGCAAGTAATTTCGCATTACTATTATCACCAGATGCCCCGCTTTTTTCCCCTGCTGCAATTAATGAAGGATTCTTTAGAATTTCTGGATTAACAACAAGCGTTTTAGCCGCATTGCCTGTATCAAATTTAAAAAAGTCTAAATTAGATTTTTCCGTCTTCCCTAAACCATATCCCTCACTATGAATCTTATTAAACTCAGTCGCAAATGCCTCGGTCATATTATTTAGGTTCTTCAGCATATCCGGATAGATTCCTTGAACGGTATCTACCCCACCAACCTGACTTATATACCCATGACTCTCAATCAAACCGGCAAGTTTCCCGGAAAACTTATATTCTGAGAGTTCTTGATTACCAAATTTGACGCCAGTTACCATTGCTGGATCTTTACCTTTTTCATATTTTACTTCTGCTTTAGTCGTTCCGAGCATCCCTGTTTTATTAGCTCCAACCAGGTTGATAGGAGGGGAGTAGGATTTGCCGTCATTGGCTACGACTTCTATGTTATAGAGACCCTCTGCGATATCTTTTGCAATACCGTAGTTATCGGGCTGAACTTTTGTCACCTTGATATTGATTAATCCCGACAATTCGTCCACCAGTAGGTCACGCTGATCATATAAGTCATTTGGCAGGTAGCCATGGGGTTCAATGGTGGATATTTCTTTGTTCAGCTTTTCAATATTACCGACCAGGGTATTGATTTGTTCAGCTGTAACATTTATTTGATCTTTAATATCCGATTGGACAGAGGTAAGCGAACTATGGTAGTAATTCAACGTATCTGCAACAGTCTGTCCACTTGCCGCAGCTACTTCTCTCGCACCTGAATTATCGGTATTGCTGGTTAAATCCTGTAGGGAATTCCAAAACTTAGACAGCACGCCTTGGAGACCGCTGCTTCCTGATTCGTCCATAATCCCTTCAATTTTACCCAGTGATTCACTCATGGAGCCGTAATAGCCAATTTTATGATTTTGACCACGGTATTGGGCATCAAGAAAACTTTCTCTGATCCGTTGAACGGAATCAGCTTGTACACCTGTCCCAATTTGTCCTGGAATCATTGGATTATTCATTCCAACGGCCGGAAAAGAGGTGGTTTGTGATAGATTGACTCGTTGTCGCGAATAGCCTGGTGTATTTGCGTTCGCGACGTTTTGTCCAGTTGTATATAAGGCGCTTTGTGCCGTTGACATCGCACGCTTTGCGGTCTCTAGCCCCATAAAACTTGATATCATGTTCAGGTCTCCTTTTCTTCAATCATGCTTTTGAATCAAACATACTTCGTGAACCTCGATTTGGTTGTTGCTGCACTGGCTTTTCGTAATTAAATTCCTGCTGACTGGGCCTGAACATATCAAGCGAAACATTAATGAATTGCAGAGATTGATAGATTAATTGTTGATTAAGCTGATTTTCTTGCTTCAAACTGGATACCTCGACTAGCAGTTTATTTTTTAATGTTTCTAACTGTGTGCGTTCTGACTCGTCTGCCCACGCACTAAGATCGGTCAGTGTCGTTGTGGTAATTGGAGCGTTCTTGCTTTGAAGAAAGGCTTTGACGGCATGTTCCCGTTCTTTATCCGTCTGTTCAATTGCCTTCAGCTG
This window encodes:
- the fliS gene encoding flagellar export chaperone FliS; translation: MDILTKEILYKKTSQELTALLYEALLDHLEAAKLLIIKNQFLKANEKLQRCNDILQRLGVGLKYEAGPIAEQLDGIYNYLAKQIILANRKKDYVLIEEVLQVLVPIVQAWNKAMKMNHAAPSESARKLSTYESQIMRQTNS
- a CDS encoding EscU/YscU/HrcU family type III secretion system export apparatus switch protein; amino-acid sequence: MNQINRKKVNGPSAAVLRYDEAQDKMPSIIAHGSGQVAGKIIELAKKNNIHMEEDASLVANLLDVDLGDGVPPQLYAVIAEIFILLEEMEKSY
- a CDS encoding CDP-glycerol glycerophosphotransferase family protein; its protein translation is MSLSEKYVIGFFVETTFHYYVYESIINELLELGLSCHIVINDNFKKDKETIIMYQDLKDYLEKLERTDIEVYTVSAIRENQYIYDCMVSPYYSPWLKGISKKHVRALYGMLAKGYWNYAWWNVFYDKILCYSHYDYARLNIYNNCSIVGNPKFDNWFKRKIPNISEVKENLTLEKEKKNILYAPTYGHLSSIDKWIKEINGLQNDYNVIIKLHHGTAFRDSETYRREYINQNFINISVEPNDLLALFEISDFVITDNSGMIFESMLVEKDVLLLNCDNQQQVKENNDEFILRSTIKNINKDQNIYSILKDKELFEKQKINVKKAINNVYTLKDGNSGKRASVEILNLLSDDKEYENEFLISLRLQIFGA
- a CDS encoding glycosyltransferase, whose product is MKPFLSLCMIVKNEEKVLRRCLESVIGIVDEIIIIDTGSTDGTKEIANEFTSLVFDYKWEDDFSKGRNHAASKATGEWILVLDADEFVERESFKNFKNELKENLIDKNILAVKILNFLGIDGKETLLNYHERIYMNNGKIKYHRTIHEMLKHNDSLEKVGIANLQVYHSGYMTAEKREKNKSQRNLKLLNKKTHKEAIDYYFLGNEYSALGELSKAIDFYKKGYQLKNSITYEWVPKLLVRLIFCLHAEKRYTEALDIIIPSEEVFIELVDFKYLKGKIYQSQRKNKEAIKVFETILSQKDKLKTDSSIDYLEYLPHKHLGELYEKEKLYQDAVHHYSKTLSVNDSDDYTWTRLINLLAKHSSKEQLVEFLYKNILIKNKMSHTRLIKVLLNVPNNEVLKLINLFYKELDIPVIEKESLKLKMHLIGGQYSEIIEIINLKSVSELSRILHTDIFSIIDFIILTIEQNEEKYRTLLLNLNTDKSIKKLINTLFFNKSKKLSLIEESLFIGIYKRAIVVEAEKSTVLMKLKKEILSLDGKKELKRELREYDLGL
- the hag gene encoding flagellin Hag, with protein sequence MIINHNIAALNTHRQLGSATNAQSKSMEKLASGMKINKAGDDAAGLAISEKMRGQIRGLDQASRNAQDGISLIQTAEGALNETHDILQRMRELAVQSSNDSNTDTDRGELQKEVDELANEITRISNNTEFNTKKLLTGAANSASTVSGADSLTFHIGANADQNINLNIEAMDAATLGVAASAAGTNAAASGTDLAKTSGGIAINTKSDANTAITAINSAIETVSAQRSKLGAYQNRLEHTINNLGTSSENLTAAESRIRDVDMAKEMMEQTKNSILSQAAQAMLAQANQQPQGVLQLLR
- the csrA gene encoding carbon storage regulator CsrA, which encodes MLVLTRKVNESIMIGDDIELTVLSVDGEQIKLGINAPKQVEIHRKEIYLAIQQENGDALKSEATILTSLSEYFKKKN
- the fliW gene encoding flagellar assembly protein FliW gives rise to the protein MNIQTKFHGDTEISNEGIYTFENGMPGFLDEIQFVILPLEDTSLLVLQSVSTLEVAFIITSPFEVFPEYNVKLTDDVLASLQIEAEEEVLVYTILTVREPFAKTTANLQAPIVINNKKRLAKQYITNDTTFSMRQLLIPDQEGK
- a CDS encoding DUF6470 family protein; amino-acid sequence: MQIPQIRMESTFIKLGLDIQKPNQRIEQPQAIQTIEQPKAIVQMQTTPGRLTIDQTKAREDVDLKSVFRRTEEAAQSGYRDWMSGLARRSQQGTQLKNIQYKGNTIAHQAKANSAREVKQFNIGWLPSHFSVRTDYQPSQLHIDVQVQKPNIQVQTQKPIHEYTPGKVTPEVLEKYQLEIDFVTV
- the flgL gene encoding flagellar hook-associated protein FlgL — encoded protein: MRVTQSMLSNNMVNNLSKSYEHLAKLQEQINTQKKYTKPSDDPVAAMLGMGYRTELNQIEQFSRNIGEANNWVDTTDSTLSQAVSALQRARELTVQASTGTLTADQRKSISEELIQIKEHLTDLGDTQVGGKYIFNGIDTNVKPSIDKKYGEGEIKLEVFSGISIQINTNGQKLFGDTLGKDGSIQKTIDDLTNNEGSIDDRLKDLDGTIDLFLSVQAQVGARQNRVDLMSDRLKQQEVFATEILSKNEDIDIEKAILNLTTQESIHNAALSVGAKIIQPTLLDFLR
- the flgK gene encoding flagellar hook-associated protein FlgK; its protein translation is MISSFMGLETAKRAMSTAQSALYTTGQNVANANTPGYSRQRVNLSQTTSFPAVGMNNPMIPGQIGTGVQADSVQRIRESFLDAQYRGQNHKIGYYGSMSESLGKIEGIMDESGSSGLQGVLSKFWNSLQDLTSNTDNSGAREVAAASGQTVADTLNYYHSSLTSVQSDIKDQINVTAEQINTLVGNIEKLNKEISTIEPHGYLPNDLYDQRDLLVDELSGLINIKVTKVQPDNYGIAKDIAEGLYNIEVVANDGKSYSPPINLVGANKTGMLGTTKAEVKYEKGKDPAMVTGVKFGNQELSEYKFSGKLAGLIESHGYISQVGGVDTVQGIYPDMLKNLNNMTEAFATEFNKIHSEGYGLGKTEKSNLDFFKFDTGNAAKTLVVNPEILKNPSLIAAGEKSGASGDNSNAKLLAELKSVDFSEYKFYKIAGNILPEGLTGNLDSFYAGVIGKLGVVSQGAQKDLSNSITLSESVEKNRQSVSAVSLDEEMTDMIKFQHAYNAAARNITMVDEMLDKIINGLGTGGR
- a CDS encoding flagellar protein FlgN is translated as MSATAIVTSLEKLIMLYQSINSLAKLKTEIIKKNDTDALSQLLIDEQKQLKAIEQTDKEREHAVKAFLQSKNAPITTTTLTDLSAWADESERTQLETLKNKLLVEVSSLKQENQLNQQLIYQSLQFINVSLDMFRPSQQEFNYEKPVQQQPNRGSRSMFDSKA